From Sulfurovum zhangzhouensis, one genomic window encodes:
- a CDS encoding LysR substrate-binding domain-containing protein translates to MVVKIRLGASQTIGSYILPGEPLTELSEIINGQIKLTILNCDKIIEGVKSGIFDVGLIESAIFDDALIYTKWIEDELVVCSKTSLGESIDKEMIGQCQLLCRRELSPTRLLITNFFKEHGLSYHHFGSLMEVDNAISAIQGIKWSKPNRLNPTVTIVSRLAIEDELKRKELYFSRINRTPIHRDFYIIHNKKHKDTGKIEKILNYFIK, encoded by the coding sequence TTGGTTGTTAAAATAAGACTGGGTGCATCTCAAACAATCGGTTCATATATCCTTCCAGGTGAACCGCTTACAGAGTTGAGTGAAATTATCAATGGACAGATCAAACTGACGATCTTAAATTGTGACAAGATCATCGAAGGGGTTAAAAGCGGCATTTTTGATGTTGGACTGATCGAATCAGCTATCTTTGATGATGCGCTTATCTATACAAAATGGATAGAAGATGAACTTGTGGTCTGTTCTAAAACCTCACTTGGAGAATCCATTGATAAAGAGATGATCGGACAGTGTCAGCTTCTCTGCAGGAGAGAACTATCTCCAACCCGTCTATTGATCACAAATTTTTTTAAAGAGCATGGGCTTTCCTACCATCATTTTGGCTCACTAATGGAAGTTGATAATGCAATCTCTGCAATACAGGGTATCAAGTGGTCCAAACCAAACAGGCTAAACCCTACTGTCACTATCGTCTCACGGTTGGCTATAGAAGATGAACTCAAAAGAAAAGAGCTATATTTTTCACGTATTAATAGAACCCCTATACATAGAGACTTCTACATCATTCACAATAAAAAGCACAAAGATACAGGTAAAATAGAAAAGATCCTTAACTATTTTATAAAATAA
- a CDS encoding fumarylacetoacetate hydrolase family protein, whose protein sequence is MNQIKFNNTQITPSKVICIGRNYVEHIEELGNETPDTMVVFNKPNSAITDMLQFVSEDTRFEGEICFLIQNKRIAGIGFGLDLTKADIQNKLKQKGLPWERAKAFNHSAVLGEFVSFNGDIRQLRMELYINDDLVQFADYELMIYKPLDMLSEIDNFMSFEDGDIVMSGTPKGVGNYKIGDKFVGKVYEGERLLIESTWTVQ, encoded by the coding sequence ATGAACCAGATCAAATTCAACAACACTCAAATCACACCATCCAAAGTCATCTGTATAGGACGTAACTATGTTGAACATATCGAAGAACTTGGCAACGAAACACCCGATACGATGGTAGTCTTCAATAAACCAAACTCAGCGATCACAGATATGCTTCAATTTGTCAGCGAGGATACCCGCTTTGAGGGAGAGATATGTTTTCTTATCCAAAACAAGCGGATAGCCGGTATCGGCTTCGGTCTGGACCTGACCAAGGCAGATATACAAAACAAATTGAAACAAAAAGGTTTGCCCTGGGAACGTGCAAAGGCTTTTAATCATTCTGCTGTGTTAGGAGAGTTTGTATCATTCAATGGAGATATCAGACAGCTTCGTATGGAGCTTTACATCAATGATGATCTTGTACAGTTCGCAGATTATGAGTTGATGATTTACAAGCCTTTAGATATGCTATCAGAGATAGACAATTTTATGTCTTTTGAGGATGGTGATATTGTGATGTCCGGTACACCAAAAGGTGTAGGTAATTACAAAATAGGTGATAAATTTGTAGGGAAAGTATATGAAGGAGAAAGACTACTTATAGAGTCCACATGGACTGTTCAGTAG
- a CDS encoding sodium:solute symporter gives MNSAFATLDWAVFIAYFVVLTVTSVLLSRMKVKSTRDYFVGGNSVPMFAVAVSVLATSQSAATFLGGPEYSYTKDLTFIGFYLSAFVAVWFVAKVLIPRFYAIKAVTVYELLEKRYGTAAKKQAGLMFLIGRLFASGARLYIGALAISMILFLDIEPLHVLVSTTILMLGALAYVYFGGVKSVIFSDIIQAFTYIGAGIAVLVYLFIALDTDMGTIIHTLTEEHKLKTLDWSMSGGFSVWALMGGWLLLNIAAYGLDQDMTQRALSCKNTIEAQRSLMMSIYLTIPVALLFLAIGLLLYLFYHHPEFSGISTEVVQQFDGEKITIFLYYILHEMPEGMRGLVTVGAVAAALSSSNSVLGAMASVAIEDIYKPWKKAKGECDEMHFVRAGRVSVLLFAAALSAMAMLSYYWQQSTELPLLNFALGVMAFAYTGLLGVYAAAIFTKRGNAMSVPLAFISGFATVLLLQPYILGDTVSEIIGWNVGFAWQLFWGTLVSFGVMMSSSKKTL, from the coding sequence GTGAACTCTGCTTTTGCGACACTTGACTGGGCGGTTTTTATCGCCTATTTTGTAGTATTGACAGTAACATCGGTACTTTTGAGCCGTATGAAGGTGAAGTCTACCCGTGATTACTTTGTCGGAGGTAACAGTGTTCCGATGTTTGCTGTAGCTGTCTCTGTACTGGCTACTTCACAATCAGCTGCGACCTTTCTGGGAGGACCTGAGTACTCTTACACTAAAGATCTGACCTTTATAGGCTTTTATCTTTCGGCATTTGTCGCAGTATGGTTTGTAGCCAAAGTGTTGATCCCGCGTTTTTATGCTATTAAAGCGGTGACTGTATATGAACTGCTTGAAAAACGCTATGGTACTGCTGCCAAAAAACAAGCAGGGTTGATGTTCCTTATCGGTAGGCTCTTTGCTAGCGGAGCAAGGCTCTACATCGGAGCACTGGCGATCTCTATGATCCTCTTTTTGGACATTGAACCGCTTCATGTGCTGGTTTCTACTACGATATTGATGTTAGGAGCTTTGGCCTATGTCTATTTTGGCGGAGTAAAGTCTGTAATCTTTTCAGATATCATCCAGGCATTTACCTATATAGGTGCGGGAATAGCTGTACTGGTCTATCTTTTTATAGCATTGGATACAGATATGGGTACGATCATCCATACGTTGACAGAAGAGCATAAGCTGAAAACGCTTGATTGGAGTATGAGCGGCGGATTTAGCGTATGGGCATTGATGGGTGGATGGCTGTTGCTCAATATCGCTGCTTATGGACTGGATCAGGATATGACACAGAGAGCTCTTAGCTGTAAAAACACCATAGAAGCACAGCGATCCTTGATGATGAGTATCTATCTCACGATCCCTGTAGCACTGCTCTTTTTAGCCATAGGATTACTTCTTTACCTCTTTTACCATCATCCGGAATTTTCAGGAATCTCTACAGAGGTTGTACAACAGTTTGATGGAGAGAAGATCACTATCTTCTTGTACTATATCCTGCATGAGATGCCCGAAGGAATGCGTGGACTGGTCACTGTAGGAGCAGTTGCTGCAGCACTTTCCAGTTCCAATTCTGTACTGGGTGCTATGGCATCAGTGGCTATCGAAGATATCTATAAACCGTGGAAAAAGGCTAAAGGTGAGTGTGACGAGATGCACTTTGTACGGGCAGGGCGTGTTTCTGTACTTCTCTTTGCCGCGGCGCTCTCAGCGATGGCAATGCTAAGCTACTACTGGCAACAAAGCACAGAGTTACCTTTACTTAATTTTGCACTGGGAGTAATGGCATTTGCCTATACCGGTCTACTTGGTGTTTATGCTGCAGCGATTTTTACCAAGCGGGGTAATGCTATGAGTGTACCGCTTGCATTTATTTCCGGATTTGCAACCGTACTGCTTTTACAGCCTTATATCCTTGGGGATACTGTCAGTGAAATTATTGGATGGAATGTAGGGTTCGCATGGCAGCTTTTTTGGGGTACTCTGGTGTCGTTTGGTGTAATGATGAGCAGTAGTAAAAAAACGCTTTAA
- a CDS encoding N-acetylmuramoyl-L-alanine amidase — MLKLLLSLTTLFTLSLYAKNDYKCTTSPIQPLQIIDKPIDFGKARVEMTKDYIRSHYGKRVNNIEITPKIIVLHWTAEMSLDKSFKRLQPEKLLSDRKDIVKASALNVSAHFLVARDGTIYRLMPENWMARHVIGLNYSSIGIENVGGKGNASEDLTPAQLKSNIALIGYLKGKFPTIEYLIGHQEYTQMESTPLWLEHDKGYRTVKNDPGEHFMKNVREAVEFMHLKKPPKGRK, encoded by the coding sequence ATGCTAAAACTACTCTTATCTCTGACTACACTTTTTACACTCTCTTTATATGCAAAGAACGATTATAAATGCACAACCAGTCCCATTCAACCCCTTCAGATCATAGATAAACCGATAGATTTTGGAAAAGCGCGTGTTGAGATGACAAAAGACTATATCCGGTCTCATTACGGTAAAAGGGTCAATAATATAGAGATCACACCAAAGATCATTGTACTTCACTGGACGGCTGAGATGAGTTTGGATAAATCTTTTAAACGTCTTCAACCTGAAAAGCTTCTCTCAGATAGAAAAGATATCGTTAAAGCTTCTGCACTTAATGTCTCGGCACATTTTCTTGTGGCACGTGACGGGACTATCTATAGGCTCATGCCGGAAAACTGGATGGCAAGGCATGTGATCGGGCTGAACTACTCAAGTATAGGTATTGAGAATGTAGGTGGTAAAGGTAATGCAAGTGAGGATCTTACTCCAGCTCAGCTAAAATCGAATATCGCACTGATCGGTTACCTCAAAGGAAAGTTCCCAACGATCGAATATCTTATCGGACACCAAGAATATACACAGATGGAGTCTACACCACTGTGGCTGGAGCATGATAAAGGCTACAGAACGGTCAAGAATGATCCCGGAGAACATTTTATGAAAAATGTACGTGAAGCAGTAGAGTTCATGCATCTTAAAAAACCGCCAAAAGGCAGAAAGTGA
- a CDS encoding AtpZ/AtpI family protein, with translation MEQNKEPRFKKIVDAADGLSLGISMVVAVLFGVGIGWLMREWTGIGWLFWLGVFWGIAAAVLNIYKAYKKQKKELDELANDPRYNYKATQNKYDDEDEDENY, from the coding sequence ATGGAACAGAACAAAGAACCACGTTTTAAAAAGATCGTAGATGCTGCTGACGGATTGAGTCTAGGTATCTCAATGGTTGTTGCAGTACTTTTCGGTGTCGGTATCGGCTGGTTGATGAGAGAATGGACGGGTATAGGCTGGTTATTTTGGCTTGGTGTATTCTGGGGTATTGCTGCAGCAGTTCTCAATATATATAAAGCCTATAAAAAACAGAAAAAAGAGCTCGATGAGTTAGCAAACGATCCACGATACAACTATAAAGCGACTCAGAACAAATATGATGATGAGGATGAAGATGAAAACTATTAG
- a CDS encoding histone deacetylase family protein: protein MRVAYITDEIYLRHKTGAMHPESPDRLIAIDNALEEIKDELITVEPISVSEKIIELVHTPELVEKVKEASANEMAIDSDTVCSIDSFLAAKKAVGAGVVAVDGVKDGKFVRAFCSVRPPGHHATPTEAMGFCLFNNIAITARYAQSVGYKKVMIIDFDVHHGNGTQETFWEDDTVFYFSSHQAFSYPGTGAESHTGEGKGKGYTANFLMMPESGDEVLLDIYQNDLPPLVKKFQPDIILVSAGYDLHESDPLASLNITTNGIRKMVRTILSLRNVPYIFFLEGGYQLDALGENVRVTVEEMLL from the coding sequence ATGAGAGTAGCTTATATTACTGATGAAATCTATCTTAGACATAAGACAGGTGCAATGCACCCTGAATCACCTGATCGTTTGATAGCAATTGATAATGCTTTGGAAGAAATCAAAGATGAACTTATCACAGTTGAGCCAATCTCGGTTTCTGAAAAGATCATTGAACTTGTACACACCCCAGAATTAGTTGAAAAAGTCAAAGAAGCCAGTGCCAATGAAATGGCGATAGACTCTGATACGGTTTGCAGTATTGACTCTTTTTTGGCAGCAAAAAAAGCTGTGGGAGCAGGGGTTGTTGCAGTGGATGGTGTAAAAGACGGAAAGTTTGTAAGAGCATTTTGTTCCGTGAGGCCTCCTGGCCATCATGCCACACCGACTGAGGCTATGGGATTTTGTCTTTTCAATAACATCGCCATAACTGCACGGTATGCCCAAAGTGTAGGGTATAAGAAGGTGATGATCATCGATTTTGATGTACATCACGGTAACGGTACCCAGGAAACCTTTTGGGAGGATGATACCGTCTTTTATTTCTCTTCTCATCAAGCATTCTCTTATCCAGGAACAGGTGCTGAATCTCATACCGGTGAAGGCAAGGGGAAAGGGTATACAGCAAACTTTTTGATGATGCCTGAAAGCGGAGATGAAGTGCTGCTGGATATCTATCAAAATGACCTACCGCCATTAGTAAAAAAGTTCCAGCCTGATATCATTCTCGTATCAGCGGGATATGATCTGCATGAAAGTGATCCTCTAGCCAGCCTCAACATTACTACGAATGGAATCCGGAAGATGGTGAGAACGATTCTCTCCTTGCGTAACGTACCTTATATCTTTTTCCTTGAAGGAGGATATCAATTGGATGCATTGGGAGAAAATGTGAGGGTCACGGTCGAAGAGATGTTACTCTAG
- a CDS encoding YSC84-related protein — MKQLRLPSSLLAMILVFAFSSSLFADTAAQKLEKNSDKAVAKFVKQFKGAEKFINNASGYLVFPEITKAGFMLGGSYGEGVLRVNGQTQHYYSVTSASFGFQAGAQQHSMIIAFLSEASLKNFIASNGWEAGVDGTIAIADWGKSKDISSISYEKPIVAFIYGEKGLMGGLSLEGNKFQRIIPQ, encoded by the coding sequence ATGAAACAGTTGAGATTACCTTCCAGCCTCTTGGCGATGATACTAGTATTTGCATTCAGCTCTTCTCTTTTTGCTGATACTGCAGCCCAAAAACTTGAAAAAAACAGTGATAAGGCAGTTGCAAAATTTGTCAAACAATTTAAAGGTGCTGAAAAGTTCATTAACAATGCATCAGGTTATCTTGTCTTTCCAGAGATCACAAAAGCCGGATTTATGTTAGGTGGAAGTTATGGTGAAGGTGTCCTGCGTGTGAATGGGCAAACACAACATTACTACAGTGTAACAAGTGCTTCTTTCGGGTTCCAGGCAGGTGCGCAACAACACTCTATGATCATTGCCTTTTTAAGTGAAGCATCACTGAAAAACTTTATCGCCAGCAATGGATGGGAAGCAGGAGTAGACGGTACTATTGCGATCGCAGATTGGGGAAAAAGTAAAGATATCTCTTCAATAAGTTATGAAAAGCCGATTGTTGCATTTATCTATGGAGAAAAAGGTCTAATGGGTGGTCTCAGTTTGGAAGGGAACAAATTTCAACGTATTATCCCACAATAA
- a CDS encoding radical SAM/SPASM domain-containing protein, producing the protein MKFYRIYIELTNVCGLSCSFCPTKNLPTKQMDLEFFESVISQAKSYTKEIACHVVGDPLTLSNLSEYLDIIHKHGLRAMLTTSGYFLKKQSYTTLFHPSVKQINISLNAFNKNDTMLTFVQYIRPVLALCDEKQKLNEELFINLRVWNLDEMMSERSFNETLFDTLSRAFDVPLSLDEIYQQRPKSIRLASKVLLHFDEYFEWPSLNNRVYGDGTCQGLQSHIAILASGKVVPCCLDCDGIIELGDLHENTLETILKGKRAQDMISGFKEGKAVEELCQKCSYKDRFKE; encoded by the coding sequence GTGAAGTTTTATCGTATCTATATTGAACTTACCAATGTTTGTGGACTCTCATGCAGCTTCTGTCCTACAAAGAATCTCCCTACAAAACAGATGGATCTTGAGTTTTTTGAGTCGGTGATTTCACAGGCAAAATCATACACCAAAGAGATCGCATGTCATGTAGTCGGTGATCCTTTGACACTTTCTAACCTCTCTGAATATCTGGATATTATTCACAAACACGGGCTTAGAGCTATGCTTACGACCAGCGGTTATTTTCTTAAAAAGCAGAGCTATACTACGCTTTTTCATCCTTCTGTAAAACAGATCAATATCTCACTGAATGCGTTCAACAAAAATGATACCATGCTGACATTTGTACAGTATATAAGACCTGTATTAGCGCTTTGTGATGAGAAACAAAAACTGAATGAAGAGTTATTTATAAACCTTCGTGTTTGGAATCTTGATGAGATGATGAGCGAACGCAGTTTTAACGAAACACTCTTTGATACACTCTCCAGGGCATTTGACGTACCACTCTCTCTTGACGAAATCTATCAGCAGAGACCAAAATCCATCAGACTTGCCTCTAAAGTGCTTTTGCATTTTGATGAGTACTTTGAGTGGCCGTCTTTGAATAATAGGGTCTATGGTGACGGTACCTGCCAGGGACTACAATCTCATATCGCTATACTCGCTTCTGGTAAAGTTGTTCCGTGTTGTCTTGATTGTGACGGTATCATTGAGTTGGGTGATCTACATGAAAACACACTTGAAACTATTCTCAAAGGAAAACGTGCACAAGATATGATTAGCGGTTTTAAAGAAGGTAAAGCTGTAGAAGAGTTGTGTCAAAAGTGTAGTTATAAAGACAGATTTAAAGAGTAG
- a CDS encoding PqiC family protein: MKKNILITMLVLLMTGCATKSHYYVLSTAMQPSHVTPSTKSIGVAQVILPSYMDKRQLTIASSGNQITQLDSVLWAEDIDIGLTQRLISFLQKKFEQPNVFAYPWGVDRQPDIQVKLQINRFLAQGDKVYLDANYLIIDTKGHTSHAYLFNTTLKTSSEPSAIVNTMDNAFGKLEEDIADKIK, translated from the coding sequence ATGAAGAAAAATATTTTAATCACTATGTTGGTTCTTTTGATGACGGGGTGTGCCACTAAGAGTCACTATTATGTGCTCTCGACTGCGATGCAGCCATCCCATGTTACTCCATCTACAAAAAGTATCGGTGTAGCACAGGTGATCCTGCCAAGTTATATGGATAAACGTCAATTGACTATCGCCAGTTCTGGCAATCAGATCACTCAACTTGATTCTGTGTTGTGGGCCGAAGATATAGATATCGGTCTCACACAACGGCTTATCAGTTTTCTTCAAAAAAAGTTTGAACAACCTAATGTCTTTGCGTACCCATGGGGCGTAGATAGACAACCTGATATCCAGGTCAAACTTCAGATCAATCGTTTCCTGGCACAGGGAGATAAGGTATATTTAGATGCCAACTATCTGATTATTGATACAAAAGGACATACGAGTCATGCCTACCTTTTCAATACTACATTGAAAACATCTTCGGAACCCTCAGCGATAGTAAATACAATGGATAATGCATTTGGTAAACTAGAAGAGGACATCGCCGATAAGATTAAATGA
- a CDS encoding intermembrane transport protein PqiB: MSKNIPYVEESTKFNFFTSIWIVPFAALLIAAWLAYQYYSELGPEIKIVFPNNEGLQAGQSVIKYRDVTIGKVTKINLENDGLQVAVYARIDKTAEPFLNEHTKFWIVKPEVGLGGVSGLDTLLSGTYINVYTEKGEEFRTLFTGLPYVYRADKEGEYFHLNAPQAYNVTEGTPIFFKNIKVGEIEYVTISLDTQSIDFYAYIEKEYVPYVHTSSKFWIRSALNVDISNGRLDVNIAPLTHLVQGGISFSSSGKDTSKQVPNGYIFNLYKNGSVAEGKSIGKGGDAIKKFEVHVLDSIAKLKQDASVEYDGYDVGRVTKVSTTYDPETHKMTGTVYLQIDTSFFESNNDQNITGEMNFNKAVEEGLRAKITQTDPITGILYVDLVFKENLPFRAILQGEKYPILPSVNDKNNGIMDQVNILVTRLNTLLGSTNQVMDENAKPLHEILTNLNETMKNINSLVGQKETQNLPIALNESVKKLTQTLQSANSVLKGYEHDSLMNHQLVQTLKAVNETSEEMSRVLRMINRKPNALIFGEE; this comes from the coding sequence ATGTCTAAAAACATTCCATACGTAGAAGAGTCTACAAAGTTTAATTTTTTTACTTCTATATGGATCGTACCTTTCGCAGCACTTCTGATCGCTGCTTGGTTGGCGTATCAATATTACTCGGAACTGGGACCTGAGATCAAGATCGTTTTTCCCAATAATGAAGGATTACAGGCTGGACAAAGTGTCATAAAGTACAGAGATGTAACGATTGGAAAAGTAACCAAGATCAATTTGGAAAATGACGGTTTACAGGTTGCTGTGTATGCACGTATAGATAAGACTGCTGAACCGTTTCTTAATGAACATACAAAATTCTGGATCGTTAAACCTGAAGTAGGTCTGGGGGGCGTGAGTGGACTTGATACCTTGCTCTCAGGAACCTATATCAATGTTTATACAGAAAAAGGAGAAGAGTTCAGAACACTTTTTACCGGGCTTCCATACGTTTATAGAGCGGATAAAGAAGGTGAGTATTTTCATCTCAATGCACCACAGGCTTACAACGTTACTGAAGGTACACCGATCTTTTTTAAAAATATCAAAGTGGGTGAAATAGAGTATGTCACCATTTCATTGGATACTCAAAGCATCGATTTTTATGCCTATATAGAGAAAGAGTATGTCCCCTATGTGCATACAAGTTCAAAGTTTTGGATCAGAAGTGCTTTGAATGTTGATATCTCAAACGGCAGGCTAGATGTCAATATCGCACCGTTGACCCATTTGGTGCAAGGAGGTATCTCATTTTCATCTTCAGGAAAAGATACAAGTAAACAGGTACCAAACGGCTATATATTTAACCTATATAAAAATGGCAGTGTTGCTGAAGGAAAAAGTATAGGTAAAGGTGGAGATGCGATCAAAAAATTTGAAGTTCATGTGCTTGACTCGATTGCAAAACTCAAACAGGATGCTTCTGTTGAGTATGATGGTTACGATGTAGGAAGGGTAACGAAAGTCTCCACAACATATGATCCTGAGACTCATAAAATGACAGGGACGGTTTATCTGCAGATTGATACTTCATTCTTTGAAAGTAATAATGATCAAAATATCACTGGAGAAATGAACTTCAATAAAGCAGTTGAAGAAGGTTTGCGTGCAAAGATCACACAAACTGACCCGATCACCGGGATACTGTATGTGGATCTTGTTTTCAAAGAAAACTTACCTTTTAGAGCAATACTTCAGGGTGAAAAATATCCTATTTTACCTTCTGTAAATGATAAAAACAACGGTATTATGGATCAGGTAAATATCTTGGTAACACGGCTTAATACACTACTTGGATCTACCAATCAAGTGATGGATGAGAATGCCAAACCGTTACATGAGATCCTGACCAATCTTAATGAGACAATGAAAAATATCAATTCCCTGGTCGGGCAGAAAGAGACACAGAACTTACCTATAGCACTCAATGAAAGCGTGAAAAAACTTACGCAAACACTTCAAAGTGCCAACAGTGTACTTAAAGGATATGAACATGACTCTTTGATGAACCATCAGCTTGTACAAACGCTTAAAGCAGTAAATGAAACTTCTGAAGAGATGAGCAGAGTACTAAGAATGATCAACCGTAAACCTAATGCACTGATATTTGGAGAAGAATAA
- a CDS encoding paraquat-inducible protein A — MIEINEKDLIRCPVCEAVNIDKGKENRCRRCGSPIYKYTRFKTEKSWAYLITAIIAYIPANLYPMLVSTQFGKVEESTIIGGVILLWESGSYPISAIIFFASIMVPIMKFLILVYLLISVKYPLGKDKKVNKHKLYYMTEVIGPWSMIDVFVVAILAALIHLNNIQIIAGTAATAFALSVFFTLLAAQAFDERLIKENR, encoded by the coding sequence ATGATAGAAATCAATGAAAAAGATCTGATACGCTGCCCGGTATGTGAAGCGGTCAATATCGATAAGGGTAAGGAGAATAGATGCCGTCGCTGCGGATCACCTATTTATAAGTACACACGCTTTAAAACAGAAAAAAGCTGGGCATACCTTATCACCGCGATTATTGCATATATACCTGCAAACCTTTATCCTATGCTTGTGAGTACGCAGTTTGGAAAGGTAGAAGAGAGTACGATTATAGGTGGAGTAATATTGCTTTGGGAATCTGGATCCTATCCGATATCCGCTATAATCTTTTTTGCTTCGATTATGGTGCCGATAATGAAGTTTCTTATTTTGGTTTATCTGCTTATTAGTGTAAAATATCCACTGGGAAAAGATAAAAAAGTAAATAAACACAAATTGTATTATATGACTGAAGTCATTGGCCCCTGGTCAATGATCGATGTATTTGTCGTAGCCATACTGGCTGCATTGATACATCTGAATAATATACAGATCATTGCAGGAACAGCTGCAACAGCATTTGCACTTTCAGTCTTTTTTACCCTTTTGGCAGCACAAGCATTTGATGAGAGGCTTATCAAGGAGAATCGTTAA
- a CDS encoding paraquat-inducible protein A, whose protein sequence is MKIENEDALDQLIICHQCHTLHEEIPIEDGTKACCVECRSVLYRYDSKLIDHGLALSLTALIFFVVANFFPIVQIELLGNEQFITIPKTFLSLFENGFYFVGLLCGVVIFLFPLAIFTLYVFLFLLLKFKKGEDLTKRLLIGLSYMKPWSMSDIFLISILVALVKLIGYVQIHMGIAFWALIVFVLMDIYMTKYIHLNEIWMLRKQIFVEK, encoded by the coding sequence ATGAAAATTGAAAATGAAGATGCCCTGGATCAACTTATCATCTGTCACCAATGTCATACGCTTCATGAGGAGATACCTATCGAGGATGGGACGAAAGCTTGTTGTGTAGAATGTCGAAGTGTGTTGTACAGATATGATTCTAAATTGATTGATCATGGCTTGGCACTATCTCTAACTGCACTGATATTCTTTGTAGTGGCAAACTTTTTCCCTATAGTGCAGATCGAGCTCTTGGGAAATGAACAGTTCATTACCATACCAAAAACATTTCTCTCTTTGTTTGAGAACGGTTTTTATTTTGTGGGTTTATTGTGCGGTGTAGTGATATTTTTATTTCCATTGGCGATCTTTACACTTTATGTGTTTCTTTTTTTGCTTTTAAAGTTTAAAAAAGGAGAAGATTTGACTAAAAGGCTATTGATAGGGCTTTCTTATATGAAACCATGGAGTATGAGCGATATCTTTTTGATTAGTATACTAGTTGCACTGGTCAAACTTATAGGTTATGTACAAATTCATATGGGGATAGCTTTTTGGGCACTGATAGTATTTGTATTGATGGATATCTATATGACAAAGTACATTCATCTGAATGAAATATGGATGCTGAGAAAACAGATCTTTGTGGAGAAATAA
- a CDS encoding diacylglycerol kinase family protein, which translates to MPNCKILSIGKEITYTGLDITSIDISQITKQHDIEQYDYVIITGGDGRIRRTLQQLHDMERIPTFILNPTGSFNLVAKIHQTPKVEEVLELLAKGETPKKEKHHLFKLNDELFLFSAGNMGDLQHIILSETMRFGWIERGALKYLLAVLLLLPAHLLLTPFMLMSARKFFIFTPFRFIKRFGSFYGEVKEMTIDLQNHHNLIELDGDVVTIEENTLYIRPVGYIQIVIK; encoded by the coding sequence ATGCCGAATTGTAAAATACTCTCTATAGGTAAAGAGATTACATACACTGGGCTGGATATCACCTCTATCGATATCTCACAGATCACAAAACAACATGATATTGAGCAGTATGACTATGTGATCATCACCGGTGGAGACGGACGTATCAGACGTACACTCCAACAGCTTCATGACATGGAACGTATCCCAACCTTCATTCTCAATCCTACAGGTTCATTCAACCTGGTTGCAAAGATACATCAAACCCCCAAGGTAGAAGAGGTACTTGAACTGCTTGCCAAAGGAGAAACACCCAAAAAAGAGAAACATCATCTCTTCAAACTCAACGATGAGCTCTTTTTATTCTCGGCTGGTAATATGGGTGATCTTCAGCATATCATCCTATCTGAAACGATGCGTTTTGGATGGATCGAACGCGGTGCCTTAAAGTATCTGCTTGCCGTACTCTTGTTGCTTCCGGCTCATCTGCTTTTAACACCATTCATGTTGATGAGCGCTAGAAAGTTCTTCATCTTCACACCGTTTCGTTTTATCAAGAGATTTGGAAGCTTTTATGGAGAGGTCAAAGAGATGACCATAGACCTGCAAAACCATCACAATCTCATTGAACTGGATGGCGATGTCGTCACGATAGAAGAAAATACTTTATATATTCGTCCAGTTGGGTATATTCAGATAGTAATAAAGTAA